One Cervus canadensis isolate Bull #8, Minnesota chromosome 1, ASM1932006v1, whole genome shotgun sequence genomic window carries:
- the C1H4orf51 gene encoding uncharacterized protein C4orf51 homolog has translation MSHFFYLTPQILLPFSPLTSQEFDMIRRKAAASWQDEARWSDLSVTTYTGSYRKKRLDESTGGWLRAGQPWPDRRKMAFPNCFAGRAELHGTADAKGLLPHITSSFKNSFIVKHGVAHQILSGDSPPAPPPPGYERPYVRLKKPAPKNLMKYSLLRRELLKHFREPSDSISKTSSSGGSEVDQVVYIRKGPLLSFV, from the exons ATGTCACACTTCTTCTACTTGACACCACAGATTCTTCTGCCTTTCAGCCCTCTCACTTCTCAAGAGTTTGACATGATCAGACGGAAGGCTGCAGCATCTTGGCAGGATGAAGCGAGGTGGTCAGATTTGTCAGTGACAACGTACACGGGCAGTTACAGGAAAAAGCGGCTGGACGAGTCCACGGGCGGCTGGCTCAGAGCAGGACAGCCCTGGCCTGACCGTCGCAA GATGGCATTCCCAAACTGCTTTGCTGGCAGGGCTGAGCTCCACGGGACCGCAGATGCTAAAG GACTGTTACCGCATATAAccagttcctttaaaaattcatttattgtcAAGCACGGAGTG GCACATCAAATTCTGTCTGGGGATTCTCCTCCAGCACCTCCACCTCCAGGTTATGAAAGACCAT ATGTCAGACTTAAAAAGCCAGCACCAAAGAACCTGATGAAGTACAGTCTTCTAAGGAGAGAGCTCCTGAAACAT tttCGTGAACCAAGTGATTCTATAAGCAAGACTAGTTCATCTGGAGGCTCAGAAGTTGATCAAGTCGTTTATATTCGGAAAGGACCACTGTTGTCATTCGTTTAG